Proteins encoded together in one Stutzerimonas stutzeri window:
- a CDS encoding AAA family ATPase, with translation MIKSLRFSNFYSFAEEAQVDFSLGKKPTPSGFDIELADCRLNKVIAVVGANGSGKTQLIKPLAFLKWFICDSFLQGDPDAGIVYSPHLLRADEDTRLEVDFLLQGVEHRYQLTMNAGRVVSEILLARTSSQFSYLFRRERSGDGFTFKQKGFPFPKSQAQGLRSNASLLAAAYSYDIKEARPFIEYFRRVVSNVASTGRHHFQQGALFSTAENYERSPVIKARMVAAMPGLDLGLSGVDIRPLDITTEEGKSAQIYMPFGQHRSSDGRTFELSFFEESSGTQSAFVLLERLLTALEYGGLAVIDEIDNDLHPHLMPRILDWFRFEHSNPHQAQLIFTCHTPELLNHLQKHQLYLCEKRDQCSEAWRLDEVQGLRADDNLYAKYMAGALGGVPEL, from the coding sequence ATGATCAAGTCCCTGCGGTTCTCCAACTTCTACAGCTTCGCCGAGGAAGCACAGGTCGACTTCTCTCTCGGCAAGAAGCCCACCCCTTCCGGCTTTGATATCGAGCTGGCGGACTGCCGCCTGAACAAGGTGATCGCCGTGGTGGGCGCCAACGGCTCGGGCAAGACACAGCTCATCAAGCCGCTGGCCTTCCTCAAATGGTTCATCTGTGACTCCTTCCTGCAGGGCGATCCAGATGCCGGCATCGTCTATTCTCCTCATCTGCTGCGCGCGGACGAGGACACCCGCTTGGAAGTCGACTTCCTCTTGCAAGGGGTCGAACACCGCTATCAGTTGACGATGAATGCCGGGCGAGTGGTGAGCGAGATTCTACTGGCCAGAACCAGCAGCCAGTTCAGCTACCTGTTCCGCCGCGAGCGCTCGGGGGATGGCTTCACCTTCAAGCAGAAGGGCTTTCCCTTCCCGAAATCCCAGGCCCAGGGGCTGCGCAGCAATGCCTCGTTGCTGGCGGCAGCGTACAGCTACGACATCAAGGAAGCCCGCCCCTTCATCGAGTACTTCCGTCGTGTGGTGAGCAACGTCGCCAGCACGGGCCGCCATCACTTCCAGCAGGGGGCGCTGTTCAGTACGGCAGAGAACTACGAACGCTCTCCGGTCATCAAGGCCCGCATGGTCGCGGCCATGCCCGGACTGGATCTAGGACTGTCCGGTGTCGATATCCGCCCGCTGGATATCACTACGGAGGAAGGCAAGAGCGCCCAGATCTACATGCCCTTCGGCCAGCACCGCAGCAGTGATGGGCGAACCTTCGAGCTGAGCTTCTTCGAGGAGTCCAGCGGCACCCAGTCGGCCTTCGTACTGCTCGAGCGGCTGCTGACCGCGCTGGAGTATGGCGGCCTCGCCGTGATCGACGAAATCGACAACGACCTGCACCCGCACCTGATGCCACGGATTCTCGACTGGTTCCGCTTCGAACACAGCAATCCGCACCAGGCCCAGTTGATCTTCACCTGCCACACCCCGGAGTTGCTCAATCACCTGCAGAAGCACCAGCTCTATCTGTGCGAAAAGCGTGACCAGTGCTCCGAAGCCTGGCGGCTGGATGAAGTACAGGGGCTGCGAGCTGACGATAATTTGTACGCCAAATATATGGCCGGTGCGCTGGGTGGGGTTCCTGAGCTATGA
- the hsdR gene encoding type I restriction-modification system endonuclease, protein MAESSNFDFLKEHDPVFLQLASSAERVFASDPNTTLIKLRQLGEALAQDLAARAGIELDATISQSDLLYRLGREIQLDGNIRSLFHTLRIEGNKATHEFRTRHREALDGLKVARALAIWYHQSFGNAGNSFKPGPFITPADPSAPLRELQAQIEKLRAELGDSRQQLESNHQLAELLAREKAEQASLAGEMNEEARVYEQIAREREAELASARAEFEVRLQTLQKQLENQPQAAEQVTRKTQQASSQFDLNEDLTRILIDQQLNDAGWQADSLDLTYSKGARPEKGKNRAIAEWPTSKPKENADYVLFAGLTPVAIVEAKRKRINIADRIPQAERYSRQLIITADLQPAGQEPGWTDGQGGYFQVPFAFACNGRPYIKQLAELSGIWFRDLRSPANLRRPLQDFHRPDGLLDLLKRSREAAEAMLQQEGFAYLKLRDYQENAIRAVEQALADNRRQCLLAMATGTGKTRTIIGLMYRLLKAERFHRILFLVDRSALGQQAIEAFNEATLEQNHTLAQIYDIKELGDMAAEAETRVQVATVQAMVRRIFQSDNPPSIDAFDCIIVDEAHRGYTLDQEMTEGELAVRDHSQYLSQYRRVLDYFDACRIGLTATPAKHTSEVFGAPIFTYSYREAVADDWLIDHEPPIRYQTLLSQNGIHFAKGESVSIIDTATGEVDVAELEDELDFEIESFNRRVITAGFDKVICAQLAQELDPSGDEKAMIFCVNQAHAERVKNLLDEAFKDVHGDDYNQAAVQIITGQSDKVEQLIRQYKNERYPSIAITVDLLTTGIDVPRICHLVFMRRVRSRILYEQMKGRATRRCDEIGKTVFRIYDPVDLYASLEPVDTMKPLVKDPSISLEQLVSELTNPASLDAPGSQPDSSHAHDVLDQLSQRVMRILRKASHKAESKPTLKSKLDELEDTWGVAPDKLHQHLHGLGPQQAAQFIRQHSQLLDQLATVNALLGSENYPVISTHTDELMVREQNYGANQKPADYLESFNDFIRNQLNQSVALGVVVNRPQDLTREQLREVRLLLDGHGYSEVNLQSAWRNQTNQEIAASIVGFIRRAALGEALLPFEQRVAKAMEKIYALQQWTPVQRKWLERLAKQLVHEVVIDEKQIGEAFRNDGGSTRLDKMLGGHLAVVLEALNDNLWPQVG, encoded by the coding sequence ATGGCCGAGAGCAGTAACTTCGACTTTCTCAAGGAACACGACCCGGTCTTCCTTCAGCTAGCCAGCAGCGCCGAGCGCGTCTTCGCAAGCGACCCCAATACCACGCTGATCAAGCTGCGCCAGCTCGGCGAGGCACTGGCGCAGGATCTGGCGGCGCGGGCGGGCATCGAGCTGGACGCCACCATCTCCCAATCCGACCTGCTCTACCGGCTAGGCCGCGAGATCCAGCTCGACGGCAACATCCGCAGCCTGTTCCACACGCTGCGCATCGAGGGCAACAAGGCCACTCATGAATTCCGCACTCGGCATCGCGAAGCTCTGGATGGGCTGAAGGTCGCCCGGGCGCTCGCCATCTGGTATCACCAGTCGTTCGGCAACGCCGGCAACAGCTTCAAACCGGGCCCTTTCATCACCCCTGCCGACCCCAGTGCTCCGCTGCGCGAGTTGCAAGCGCAGATCGAGAAGCTGCGTGCCGAGCTGGGCGATAGTCGTCAGCAGTTGGAGAGCAACCACCAGCTGGCAGAACTGCTGGCACGGGAAAAGGCGGAGCAAGCCAGCCTCGCCGGTGAGATGAATGAGGAAGCGCGCGTCTACGAGCAGATCGCCCGGGAGCGTGAAGCGGAACTGGCCAGCGCCCGCGCCGAGTTCGAGGTGCGCCTGCAGACGCTGCAGAAGCAACTGGAGAATCAGCCACAAGCCGCCGAGCAAGTCACCCGCAAGACGCAGCAAGCCAGCAGCCAGTTCGACCTCAACGAAGACCTCACCCGCATCCTCATCGACCAGCAGCTCAACGATGCCGGATGGCAGGCCGACTCGCTCGACCTCACCTATAGCAAGGGCGCTCGCCCGGAGAAGGGCAAGAACAGGGCCATCGCCGAATGGCCAACCAGCAAGCCGAAAGAAAACGCCGACTACGTGCTGTTCGCCGGGCTCACTCCGGTCGCCATCGTCGAAGCCAAGCGCAAGCGCATCAACATTGCCGACCGCATCCCACAGGCCGAGCGCTATTCGCGCCAGCTGATCATCACCGCTGACCTGCAACCCGCCGGACAAGAGCCGGGCTGGACCGACGGCCAGGGTGGATATTTCCAAGTGCCGTTCGCCTTCGCCTGCAATGGCAGGCCCTACATCAAGCAGCTCGCCGAGCTATCCGGCATCTGGTTCCGCGACCTGCGCAGCCCCGCGAACCTGCGCCGCCCACTGCAGGACTTCCATCGGCCGGATGGGTTGCTCGATCTGCTCAAACGCAGCCGTGAAGCGGCCGAGGCGATGCTTCAACAGGAAGGCTTCGCCTATCTCAAGCTGCGCGACTATCAGGAAAACGCCATTCGCGCAGTCGAGCAGGCGCTCGCCGACAACCGCCGCCAATGCCTGCTGGCCATGGCCACCGGCACCGGCAAGACGCGCACCATCATCGGCCTGATGTATCGCCTGCTGAAGGCCGAACGCTTCCACCGTATCCTCTTTCTGGTCGACCGCAGCGCCCTGGGTCAGCAGGCCATCGAGGCGTTCAACGAAGCAACGCTCGAGCAGAACCATACGCTCGCGCAGATCTACGACATCAAGGAGCTGGGCGACATGGCCGCCGAGGCCGAAACGCGCGTTCAGGTCGCCACCGTGCAGGCCATGGTCCGGCGCATCTTCCAGTCAGACAACCCGCCGTCCATCGACGCTTTCGACTGCATCATCGTCGACGAAGCCCACCGCGGTTACACCCTCGACCAGGAGATGACCGAAGGTGAGCTGGCGGTGCGCGACCACAGCCAGTACCTCTCGCAGTACCGCCGTGTGCTCGATTACTTCGACGCCTGCCGCATCGGCCTTACCGCCACGCCGGCCAAGCACACCAGCGAAGTGTTCGGCGCGCCGATCTTCACCTACAGCTATCGCGAAGCGGTGGCCGACGACTGGCTGATCGATCACGAACCGCCGATCCGCTACCAGACCCTACTCAGCCAGAACGGCATTCACTTCGCCAAGGGCGAGAGCGTCAGCATCATCGATACTGCCACTGGCGAGGTGGACGTGGCGGAACTGGAGGACGAGCTCGACTTCGAGATCGAGTCCTTCAACCGCCGCGTGATTACAGCCGGTTTCGACAAGGTGATCTGCGCGCAGCTGGCCCAGGAGCTGGACCCTTCAGGCGATGAGAAAGCCATGATCTTCTGCGTCAACCAGGCCCACGCCGAGCGCGTGAAGAACCTGCTCGACGAAGCCTTCAAAGACGTTCACGGCGATGACTACAACCAGGCCGCCGTGCAGATCATCACCGGCCAGAGCGACAAGGTCGAACAGCTGATCCGCCAGTACAAGAACGAGCGCTACCCGAGCATCGCCATCACCGTCGACCTGCTCACCACCGGCATCGATGTGCCACGCATCTGCCACCTGGTGTTCATGCGCCGGGTGCGCTCGCGCATCCTCTATGAACAGATGAAGGGCCGCGCCACGCGTCGCTGCGACGAGATCGGCAAGACCGTGTTCAGGATTTACGACCCGGTCGACCTGTACGCCAGCCTCGAACCGGTGGACACCATGAAGCCGCTGGTGAAAGACCCGAGCATCAGCCTGGAACAGCTGGTCAGCGAGCTGACCAATCCCGCCAGCCTCGACGCGCCCGGCAGCCAGCCCGACAGCAGTCATGCCCATGATGTGCTCGACCAGCTCAGCCAGCGGGTGATGCGCATCCTGCGCAAGGCCAGCCACAAGGCCGAGAGCAAACCGACCCTCAAGAGCAAACTCGACGAGCTGGAAGACACCTGGGGAGTGGCACCAGACAAACTGCACCAGCACCTGCACGGGCTCGGCCCGCAGCAGGCCGCGCAGTTCATCCGTCAGCACAGCCAGCTGCTCGACCAGCTCGCCACCGTCAATGCCCTGCTCGGCTCGGAAAACTACCCGGTGATCTCCACCCACACGGACGAGCTAATGGTCCGCGAGCAGAACTACGGCGCCAACCAGAAGCCCGCCGACTATTTGGAAAGCTTCAACGACTTCATCCGGAACCAGCTCAACCAGTCGGTGGCCCTCGGCGTGGTGGTCAACCGCCCGCAGGACCTGACCCGCGAACAGCTGCGCGAAGTGCGCCTGCTGCTCGATGGGCACGGCTACAGCGAAGTGAACCTGCAGAGCGCATGGCGCAACCAGACCAACCAGGAAATCGCCGCCAGCATCGTCGGCTTCATCCGCCGCGCCGCGCTTGGCGAAGCCCTGCTGCCGTTCGAGCAACGCGTGGCCAAGGCCATGGAGAAGATCTACGCCCTGCAGCAATGGACACCAGTTCAGCGCAAGTGGCTGGAGCGCCTGGCCAAGCAGCTGGTGCATGAGGTGGTGATCGACGAAAAGCAGATCGGCGAGGCGTTCCGGAACGACGGCGGCAGCACTCGGTTGGACAAGATGCTTGGTGGGCACCTCGCTGTGGTTCTGGAGGCGTTGAATGACAACCTTTGGCCGCAGGTGGGGTGA
- a CDS encoding methyltransferase has translation MSAAPNLLERFQALDRFLTAHQSLWRPRPFVCQTLPWEAEHPELAAWLRSRSLADAEAAHNQPTTLGAPAPFPELAHLADRLSHLDALPAGESPAMDHRHAVDVPGRKALQIQAFGARLRFAEAPTHWLDWCAGKGHLGRYLARDGAALTCLEWDEMLVQAGAHMSERLGIPARHRCQDVLAADAGEQLQATHTPVALHACGDLHVRLLRLSVAKGCRQLAIAPCCYNRTQDEIYVPLSEAGRATALQLSRDDLGLPLSETVTAGARERRNRDQSMAWRLGFDLLQRRLRQQDDYLPTPSLPSAWLKKGFADYCRDLAALKQLPAPGGQDWAAQERAGWQRLAEVRNLELVRGLFRRPLELWLLLDRALLLEEQGYRVHLGTFCPSELTPRNILLLAERSHSAQNVKRPE, from the coding sequence ATGTCCGCCGCCCCCAACCTGCTCGAGCGCTTCCAGGCACTGGACCGCTTCCTCACTGCGCACCAGTCGCTCTGGCGGCCGCGGCCGTTCGTCTGCCAAACGCTGCCATGGGAAGCCGAGCACCCCGAACTGGCCGCCTGGCTGCGAAGCCGCTCGCTGGCCGATGCCGAGGCCGCGCACAACCAGCCGACGACGCTCGGCGCACCCGCACCTTTTCCTGAGCTGGCTCACCTCGCCGACCGACTGAGCCATCTCGACGCGTTGCCCGCCGGCGAATCGCCAGCCATGGACCATCGCCACGCGGTGGACGTGCCAGGCCGCAAGGCCCTGCAGATTCAGGCCTTCGGCGCCCGCCTACGGTTCGCCGAAGCACCGACGCACTGGCTGGACTGGTGTGCCGGCAAGGGCCATCTCGGTCGCTATCTCGCCCGCGATGGCGCCGCGCTGACCTGCCTGGAATGGGATGAAATGCTGGTGCAGGCAGGTGCGCATATGAGCGAGCGGCTCGGCATCCCGGCCCGACACCGCTGCCAGGACGTGCTCGCAGCCGATGCCGGCGAGCAGCTACAGGCCACGCACACCCCCGTCGCGCTGCACGCCTGCGGTGATCTGCATGTACGCCTGCTGCGCCTGAGCGTTGCCAAGGGCTGTCGCCAGCTCGCCATCGCCCCCTGCTGTTACAACCGCACCCAGGACGAAATCTACGTGCCGCTCTCCGAAGCCGGCCGGGCCACGGCGCTGCAACTCAGCCGCGACGACCTCGGCTTGCCGCTGAGCGAGACGGTCACCGCCGGCGCGCGCGAACGGCGCAATCGCGACCAGTCGATGGCCTGGCGGCTGGGCTTCGATCTGCTGCAGCGGCGCCTGCGCCAGCAGGACGACTATCTGCCGACGCCCTCGCTGCCCAGCGCCTGGCTGAAAAAGGGCTTCGCCGACTACTGCCGCGATCTGGCCGCCCTCAAGCAACTGCCCGCCCCGGGAGGACAGGACTGGGCTGCTCAGGAGCGGGCCGGCTGGCAACGCCTCGCCGAAGTGCGCAACCTCGAACTGGTGCGCGGCCTGTTCCGCCGCCCGCTGGAACTCTGGCTACTGCTCGATCGCGCCCTGCTGCTGGAGGAACAGGGCTACCGCGTGCACCTCGGCACCTTCTGCCCCAGCGAGCTGACACCGCGCAACATCCTTCTGCTGGCCGAGCGCAGCCACAGCGCACAAAATGTGAAGCGGCCTGAATAA
- a CDS encoding TRAP transporter large permease codes for MAEFMAIALFISICLALMSGYPVAFTLGGMALLFAGIGVVTGSFDVGYLHALPNRIFGIMNNQTMLAVPLFVFMGVMLEKSRVAEDLLESMSRLFGTMRGGLAISVCVVGALLAASTGIVGATVVTMGLLALPTMLRRGYDPAIATGTLAATGTLGQIIPPSIILVLLGDVMSSAFQQAQLKMGIFSPKTVSVGDLFVGALIPGLVLVGLYILYLVAVAIFQPKKLPALPQEELGPIEWGKLIGALLPPLALITAVLGSILAGYATPTEAAAIGALGATLLSIAKGQLNFAQLKQVAFGTTEITSMVFLILIGASLFSLVFRGFGGEALIEDALHSLPGGVLGAFLVVMLVIFLLGFILDFIEIIFVVVPIVGPILLAMGLDPVWLGVMFAINLQTSFLTPPFGFSLFYLRGVTPRSVPTSVMYKGVLPFIMIQIGMLVVAYMWPGLVTWLPEQVYGK; via the coding sequence ATGGCTGAGTTCATGGCTATCGCGCTGTTCATCAGCATCTGCCTGGCGCTGATGTCGGGCTACCCCGTGGCCTTCACCCTGGGCGGCATGGCGCTACTGTTCGCCGGCATCGGCGTGGTCACTGGCTCATTCGACGTCGGCTACCTGCATGCGCTGCCGAACCGCATCTTCGGCATCATGAACAACCAGACGATGCTGGCCGTGCCACTGTTCGTCTTCATGGGCGTGATGCTGGAGAAATCCAGGGTTGCCGAGGACCTGCTGGAGTCGATGTCGCGCCTGTTCGGCACCATGCGCGGCGGTCTGGCGATCTCGGTCTGCGTGGTCGGTGCGCTGCTCGCCGCGAGCACCGGCATCGTCGGCGCCACCGTGGTCACCATGGGCCTGCTGGCGCTACCGACCATGCTGCGTCGCGGCTATGACCCGGCCATCGCCACCGGCACCCTGGCCGCCACCGGCACCCTCGGCCAGATCATCCCGCCATCGATCATCCTGGTCCTGCTGGGCGACGTGATGTCCAGCGCCTTCCAGCAGGCACAGCTGAAGATGGGCATCTTCTCGCCGAAGACCGTCTCGGTCGGCGACCTGTTCGTTGGTGCGCTGATCCCCGGCCTGGTGCTGGTGGGCCTGTACATCCTCTACCTCGTCGCGGTGGCGATCTTCCAGCCGAAGAAGCTGCCAGCGCTGCCGCAGGAAGAGCTGGGGCCGATCGAGTGGGGCAAGCTGATCGGTGCGTTGCTGCCACCGCTGGCGCTGATCACCGCAGTGCTCGGCTCGATTCTCGCCGGCTACGCCACGCCGACCGAGGCCGCCGCCATCGGCGCGCTGGGCGCGACGCTGCTGTCGATCGCCAAGGGTCAGCTGAATTTCGCCCAGCTCAAGCAGGTCGCCTTCGGCACCACCGAGATCACCTCGATGGTGTTCCTCATCCTCATCGGCGCCTCGCTGTTCTCCCTGGTCTTCCGTGGCTTCGGCGGTGAAGCGCTGATCGAGGATGCCCTGCACTCGCTGCCCGGCGGCGTGCTCGGCGCCTTCCTGGTGGTGATGCTGGTCATCTTCCTGCTGGGCTTCATCCTCGACTTCATCGAGATCATCTTCGTGGTGGTGCCCATCGTCGGCCCGATCCTGCTCGCCATGGGCCTGGACCCGGTCTGGCTCGGTGTGATGTTCGCCATCAATCTGCAGACCTCGTTCCTCACCCCACCCTTCGGCTTCTCGCTGTTCTACCTGCGCGGCGTCACGCCACGCAGCGTGCCCACCAGCGTGATGTACAAGGGTGTGCTGCCTTTCATCATGATCCAGATCGGCATGCTGGTGGTGGCGTACATGTGGCCGGGCCTGGTGACCTGGCTGCCGGAACAGGTCTACGGCAAGTAG
- a CDS encoding TRAP transporter small permease subunit, with amino-acid sequence MSQSPPPLLRVAGLIDAFNMRLGQLCAWITLFLVIGTAIVVVLRYGFGIGAIALQEAVMYGHALVFMGAAAWTLQRNGHVRVDIFYQKFSSRRQATVDGLGHLLFLLPVCLFIGWNSWDYVSNSWATREGSNESGGLKFVYLQKSIILLLVGSLTLQALSDLVKVAYRIAGRLPEPEVKHG; translated from the coding sequence ATGTCCCAGAGCCCCCCGCCCCTGCTGCGCGTGGCTGGCCTCATCGATGCGTTCAACATGCGCCTCGGCCAGCTCTGTGCCTGGATCACCCTGTTTCTCGTCATCGGCACCGCCATTGTGGTGGTGCTGCGCTACGGTTTCGGCATCGGCGCCATCGCCCTGCAGGAAGCGGTGATGTACGGCCATGCGCTGGTGTTCATGGGCGCCGCGGCCTGGACCCTGCAGCGCAACGGCCACGTGCGCGTCGACATCTTCTACCAGAAGTTCAGCAGCCGCCGGCAGGCGACGGTCGACGGCCTCGGCCATCTGCTGTTCCTGCTGCCGGTATGTCTGTTCATCGGCTGGAACAGCTGGGACTACGTCAGCAACTCCTGGGCGACGCGCGAGGGCTCGAACGAGTCCGGCGGGCTGAAGTTCGTCTACCTGCAGAAGAGCATCATCCTCCTGCTGGTCGGCAGCCTGACGCTGCAGGCACTCTCGGATCTGGTCAAGGTGGCCTATCGCATCGCGGGCCGCCTGCCGGAGCCGGAGGTGAAGCATGGCTGA
- a CDS encoding TRAP transporter substrate-binding protein, which yields MKRRDILTAAGVGLAATALAGCNDKSEKPAAGESKQASEQQTFNWKMVTSWPKNFPGVGVGAERFAQLVNEMSGGRLKVKVYAAGELVPALEVFDAVSRGTAEMGHGAPYYWKGKVPAAQFFCALPFGPNAQEMNAWLHRGGGMQLWEEVYKPFGVLPMACGATGVQTAGWFNKEINSVDDFKGLKMRTPGLGGEVLTKMGGTVVNMPAGEIFTALQTGAIDATEWIGPYNDLALGLHKASKYYYTPGWQEPNVTFELDVNLKAWETLPEDLKAIVRAAARDVNGDMLDDYNAKNMEALEQLREQGVEVRRLPDEVLARLKEVAAEVVDASAKADPVAAKVWEQQSAYLKRLYEYAELNEKDIYNIRG from the coding sequence ATGAAACGTCGTGACATTCTCACCGCCGCTGGCGTGGGCCTGGCGGCTACCGCTCTGGCCGGTTGCAATGACAAGAGCGAAAAACCAGCCGCGGGCGAGAGCAAGCAGGCGAGCGAGCAGCAAACCTTCAATTGGAAAATGGTCACGTCCTGGCCGAAGAACTTCCCGGGCGTGGGCGTCGGTGCCGAGCGTTTCGCGCAGCTGGTCAACGAGATGAGCGGCGGCCGCCTGAAGGTCAAGGTCTACGCGGCGGGTGAGCTGGTTCCGGCACTGGAAGTGTTCGATGCGGTGTCGCGCGGCACGGCGGAAATGGGCCACGGCGCGCCTTACTACTGGAAGGGCAAGGTTCCGGCCGCGCAATTCTTCTGCGCACTGCCGTTCGGCCCGAACGCCCAGGAAATGAACGCCTGGCTGCACCGCGGCGGCGGCATGCAGCTGTGGGAAGAGGTCTACAAGCCGTTCGGCGTGCTGCCGATGGCCTGCGGCGCCACCGGCGTGCAGACCGCGGGTTGGTTCAACAAGGAAATCAACTCGGTGGACGACTTCAAGGGCCTGAAGATGCGCACCCCGGGCCTGGGTGGCGAAGTGCTGACCAAGATGGGCGGTACCGTAGTCAACATGCCGGCCGGCGAAATCTTCACCGCGCTGCAGACCGGTGCGATCGACGCCACCGAGTGGATCGGTCCGTACAACGACCTGGCGCTGGGCCTGCACAAGGCGTCCAAGTACTACTACACCCCGGGCTGGCAGGAGCCGAACGTCACCTTCGAACTGGACGTCAACCTCAAGGCCTGGGAAACCCTGCCAGAAGACCTGAAGGCGATCGTTCGTGCCGCGGCACGCGACGTCAACGGCGACATGCTCGACGACTACAACGCCAAGAACATGGAAGCGCTGGAGCAGCTGCGCGAGCAGGGCGTGGAAGTCCGTCGTCTGCCGGACGAAGTGCTGGCTCGCCTGAAGGAAGTCGCCGCGGAAGTGGTCGATGCTTCCGCCAAGGCCGACCCGGTGGCCGCCAAGGTGTGGGAGCAGCAGAGCGCCTATCTCAAGCGGCTGTATGAGTACGCCGAGCTGAACGAGAAGGACATTTACAACATCCGCGGCTGA
- a CDS encoding OsmC family protein, protein MKKSASAVWQGGLKDGKGTISTESGALKDNPYGFNTRFEGAPGTNPEELIGAAHAGCFSMALSMMLGQAGLTAERIETRAEVTLDKDGEGFSITAIDLTLKARIPGADDAQFQQIANQAKEGCPVSKVLNARISLNATLEG, encoded by the coding sequence ATGAAGAAGAGCGCTTCCGCCGTCTGGCAAGGCGGCCTGAAAGATGGAAAGGGCACCATCAGCACCGAAAGCGGTGCCTTGAAGGACAACCCCTATGGCTTCAACACCCGTTTCGAAGGCGCACCCGGAACCAATCCGGAAGAACTGATCGGTGCCGCCCATGCCGGCTGCTTCTCCATGGCCCTGTCGATGATGCTCGGCCAGGCCGGCCTCACCGCCGAGCGCATCGAGACCCGCGCCGAGGTGACCCTGGACAAGGACGGCGAGGGCTTCAGCATCACGGCGATCGATCTGACCCTCAAGGCCCGCATTCCGGGTGCGGACGATGCGCAGTTCCAGCAGATCGCCAACCAGGCGAAGGAAGGCTGCCCGGTGTCCAAGGTACTCAACGCACGCATCAGCCTGAACGCGACGCTGGAAGGCTGA
- a CDS encoding DUF2388 domain-containing protein — MRKTFIAAFALALAPLGSAMADGLVRDILSSGATTASTYLTFKDNKLVIPAREDAGTFVASNGEIRGPYLEAMLQQLRSEQPQLQATDMELASAILAAEQPR; from the coding sequence ATGCGCAAGACATTTATCGCCGCATTCGCCCTGGCCCTGGCGCCGCTCGGCAGTGCCATGGCCGATGGCCTGGTACGTGACATCCTGTCCTCGGGCGCGACCACGGCGTCCACCTACCTGACGTTCAAGGACAACAAGCTGGTGATTCCGGCCCGTGAGGATGCCGGCACCTTCGTTGCCAGCAATGGCGAGATCCGTGGTCCGTATCTGGAAGCGATGCTGCAGCAACTGCGTAGCGAACAGCCGCAGCTGCAGGCGACCGACATGGAGCTGGCCAGCGCGATTCTGGCGGCGGAACAGCCTCGCTGA